The Cryptomeria japonica chromosome 6, Sugi_1.0, whole genome shotgun sequence genomic interval CGCTATTGGGTATATCAACCCGGATGCCCTTCACAGGAAACCACAAAAACAGCTCCTGTTGCTCCAGCCCTGCAACTCCAGCCAGTTGTCCATAGCTCAGATTGCCCTTAATCACATTCTTGAAGTAGACTCTGTTCTCAAACTTGGCAAAGCAAGGCTGCTCCAGGAAGACCTCCAGTTGTCCATCATCATGGAGTGTGTAGTTCTTAACCCCCTTGGGCAAGAGCCCCACAGGCAATCCATGGTTCTTCAGCACATCATAGACTGTTCCATTTTCTTCTGCAAAAGTCCCCAAAACAAGCACCAACATGACCATACCCACAACCCAAATGCTGCTATTCGCCATGTGGCCTGCACCCAAATCTACCATGTCACTCAATGCAGCGATGCAATCAATACTCAGTTGGGATTTTCCTTTTTTGAAAGCCTCTAAAACCCACAGGAGATTTTAAATACATAGAGAGCAGGGCAGATGAGGAGGAGAAGAAGACATGCAGAGCTTACATGGCATTCAACATGCCTAAGATGGAGAAACCGCTATTATTAAATAGTGGTTTTTCATTGGTCATCTACGGCCTGGTTGTTTGGTTTATTAAACCCTCCTCCCTGCTGTCTTTGATTGATATACAATCGAGCGAATAACGACCGAATGACAAGGGCCACATGCGTTAGGAGGATGATCCTTCGTCTCTAGCCCTAGTCTAGGTGgattttgctttttcatttttaacTCCCAatttctatttttcatttttttaaacacCCAGTTTTTTGGTAGATGTGGAATGGATTAATTTAGGAAATTAATTGCATG includes:
- the LOC131068663 gene encoding uncharacterized protein LOC131068663, whose amino-acid sequence is MVDLGAGHMANSSIWVVGMVMLVLVLGTFAEENGTVYDVLKNHGLPVGLLPKGVKNYTLHDDGQLEVFLEQPCFAKFENRVYFKNVIKGNLSYGQLAGVAGLEQQELFLWFPVKGIRVDIPNSGFIYFDVGVVYKQFVLSLFESPPDCTPVTKEGSDMQIQMPFDRLSQTLPRKSFVKESDFLRRAAQ